The segment CTCGCCGCCGGCATCGGCGACGTCGCGGTCTGCGACCGCCGCGGCGTGGTCCACCAGGACCGCGAGGACCTCACCGACGTCAAGGCGGAGATCGCGGCGCTCACCAACCGGGCCGGCCTGCGCGGCAGCCTGGCCGAGGCGCTGAACGGCGCGGACGTCTTCATCGGCGTCTCCGGCGGCACCGTCCCGGAGGAGGTCGTCGCCACCATGGCGCCCGGCTGCTTCGTCTTCGCGATGGCCAACCCCACCCCGGAGATCCACCCCGAGGTCGCCCACCGCTACGCGGCGGTGGTCGCCACCGGGCGCTCCGACTTCCCGAACCAGATCAACAACGTGCTGGCCTTCCCGGGCATCTTCGCCGGCGCGCTGTCCGTCCGGGCCGGCCGGATCACCGAGGGCATGAAGCTCGCCGCGGCGAAGGCGCTGGCCGGCGTGGTCGCCGACGAGCTGACCCCGCAGAAGGTCATCCCGTCGCCGTTCGACGAGCGGGTCGCCCCCGCCGTCACCCGCGCGGTCGCCGAGGCCGCCCGGGCGGAGGGCGTCGCGCGGGCCTGACCCGCGGGAGCACGGCCGTGGGGCCCGCCACGGGACGGCAGCGCAGCCGTTCCCGGGGCGGGCCCGCGCCGTTCCGGGGGCGGGTGGCCCGGCCACAACACCGGTGCGCGGAAAGCAATATGGGCACCTTCACAGTGAGTCGCGGTTAACAGCGGGCCCGCGGCCCGGCTATGGTCCGGGCATGTTCGCTGCCTACGCCGCCCGCATCAGCCCCGACGACCCGTTGAGCGCACTGGACCTGGGCGAGCTGCCCGAACCGGAGGCCCGGCCCGGCTGGAGCGTGGTCACGGTGAAGGCCGCCACGCTCAACCACCACGACCTGTGGTCGCTGCGCGGGGTCGGCCTGCCCGCCGAGCGGCTGCCGATGGTGCTCGGCTGCGACGCCGCCGGCGTGGACGAGGACGGCAACGAGGTGGTGATCCACTCGGTGATCGGCCAGAGCGGCCACGGCGTCGGCCCGCGCGAGCCGCGCTCCATCCTGACCGAGCGCTACCAGGGCACCTTCGCCCAGCGGGTCGCCGTACCGACCTGGAACCTGCTGCCCAAGCCCGCCGAGCTCAGCTTCGAGCAGGCCGCCTGCCTGCCCACCGCCTGGCTGACCGCCTACCGGATGCTGTTCACCAACGCGGGCGTCAAGCCCGGCGACACCGTGCTGGTGCAGGGCGCCGGCGGCGGGGTGTCGACCGCGCTGGTGGTGCTGGCCAAGGCCGCCGGGCTGCGGGTCTGGGTCACCGGCCGGGACGAGGCGAAGCGGGCCCGCGCGGTCGAGCTGGGCGCCGACGCGGCCTACGAGAGCGGGGCCCGGCTGCCCGAGCGGGTGG is part of the Kitasatospora setae KM-6054 genome and harbors:
- a CDS encoding zinc-binding dehydrogenase; translation: MFAAYAARISPDDPLSALDLGELPEPEARPGWSVVTVKAATLNHHDLWSLRGVGLPAERLPMVLGCDAAGVDEDGNEVVIHSVIGQSGHGVGPREPRSILTERYQGTFAQRVAVPTWNLLPKPAELSFEQAACLPTAWLTAYRMLFTNAGVKPGDTVLVQGAGGGVSTALVVLAKAAGLRVWVTGRDEAKRARAVELGADAAYESGARLPERVDAVMETVGAATWSHSVKSLRPGGTLVISGATSGPNPKAAELNRIFFLELKVVGSTMGTKEELAGLLALCANSGVRPVIDSVLPLAGAREAFARLERGDVFGKLVLTP